A single Candidatus Abyssobacteria bacterium SURF_5 DNA region contains:
- a CDS encoding restriction endonuclease subunit S — translation MNIKPFIENFEILADAPNGVEKLRKTILQLAVQGKLVPQDPDDEPASILLQRLKSERGRLTKEGFKKYTKSLPTGMDKENLWQLPNGWEWTRLTDIGLINPRNEVNDGKKVSFIPMAFIPAEFGKWVQSETRFWKEIKGGFTHFAEGDVAVAKITPCFQNGKSVVMRGLINGVGVGTTELHVFRPADKSLLLPEYVLLYVKSPDFLICGEAKMTGSAGQKRVPKDYFSLNPFPLPPFAEQKRIVAKVDHLMGLCDELEERKKKRSESQLKLNGALLDKMLSARDPKEFAQHWQRICDNFDLLYDRPETVQKLRQAILQLAVQGKLVPQNPNDEPASILLKKIQAEKQRLIKEGRIRNFKPSSSNKLQEQPYKLSNQWEWVRLEQISIKLGSGSTPRGGKAVYEKKGIPFIRSQNVWNDGLKLDNVALIPEHIHERMRETTVEPCDILLNITGASIGRSCIVPDNFLTGNVSQHVAIVRLVDNKIRHYIHLCLISPYLQSIIMAAQVGISREGLSMKRLKDFLIPLPPLSELERIVTKVDQLMALCDELETKLRKSLCESEKLIEAVVHHMLNTGPQQ, via the coding sequence GTGAACATAAAGCCCTTCATCGAAAACTTTGAAATACTCGCCGACGCGCCAAATGGAGTCGAAAAGCTCCGTAAAACGATCCTCCAACTAGCGGTCCAAGGGAAGCTTGTTCCGCAGGACCCTGATGATGAGCCCGCTTCCATCCTCCTGCAAAGGCTAAAATCGGAAAGAGGACGACTCACAAAAGAAGGATTTAAGAAATATACTAAGTCATTACCGACGGGCATGGATAAAGAAAATCTCTGGCAACTTCCTAATGGATGGGAATGGACACGACTGACGGATATAGGTCTAATTAATCCCAGAAACGAGGTGAACGACGGGAAAAAGGTTTCCTTTATCCCTATGGCGTTCATACCTGCGGAGTTCGGGAAGTGGGTACAATCCGAAACACGTTTTTGGAAAGAAATAAAAGGCGGCTTTACTCATTTCGCGGAAGGTGATGTTGCCGTCGCAAAGATCACTCCTTGTTTTCAAAACGGCAAATCCGTTGTAATGCGGGGACTAATTAATGGGGTCGGAGTTGGGACAACTGAATTGCACGTCTTTCGTCCGGCGGATAAAAGTCTTCTCTTGCCCGAGTATGTCCTCTTGTATGTGAAGTCCCCTGATTTCCTCATTTGTGGAGAAGCAAAAATGACTGGATCTGCCGGGCAAAAGAGGGTTCCCAAGGATTATTTCTCACTCAATCCATTTCCTCTTCCTCCGTTTGCAGAACAAAAACGTATTGTCGCCAAAGTCGACCACCTCATGGGGCTGTGCGATGAACTGGAGGAGCGAAAGAAAAAGAGAAGCGAAAGCCAGCTAAAGCTGAATGGCGCGTTGCTGGATAAGATGCTGTCTGCCCGGGATCCGAAAGAATTCGCTCAGCACTGGCAGCGTATCTGCGACAACTTCGATCTGTTGTACGACCGGCCGGAAACGGTTCAGAAACTCCGCCAGGCAATCCTCCAACTCGCTGTCCAGGGCAAGCTCGTCCCCCAGAACCCCAACGACGAACCCGCATCCATCCTCCTCAAGAAAATCCAAGCCGAAAAACAACGGCTGATTAAAGAAGGAAGAATTAGGAATTTCAAGCCTTCGTCTTCGAACAAATTACAGGAACAGCCTTATAAGCTATCTAACCAATGGGAATGGGTTAGGTTAGAACAAATAAGCATTAAACTTGGTTCTGGCAGTACGCCACGGGGAGGTAAAGCCGTATATGAAAAGAAAGGAATACCTTTTATTCGTTCCCAAAATGTTTGGAATGATGGCTTGAAACTCGATAATGTCGCTCTTATACCTGAACATATCCATGAAAGAATGCGAGAAACAACTGTCGAACCTTGTGATATTTTGTTAAACATAACCGGCGCTTCAATCGGGCGCAGTTGCATTGTCCCGGATAATTTCTTGACCGGGAACGTGAGCCAACATGTGGCTATTGTTCGTTTGGTCGATAATAAGATACGCCATTATATCCACCTTTGCCTGATATCTCCTTATCTACAAAGTATCATTATGGCAGCACAAGTAGGAATTTCTCGAGAAGGTCTAAGCATGAAAAGGTTAAAAGATTTTCTTATTCCACTCCCGCCACTATCAGAACTTGAACGCATAGTCACTAAGGTTGACCAACTCATGGCTC
- a CDS encoding DEAD/DEAH box helicase, producing the protein METFNKKSLSERDICSKFITPAIQRAEWDLLTQVREEVTLTPGRVMVKGRLASRKKGRRADYILFHENVPVAIIEAKSNNYCIGDGMQQALAYAEMLDVPFAYSSNGDAFLEHDCTGACEQPEREIPLDSFPSHTELWRRYCAWKNDDDTILQFLTQDNYTDITGKVPRYYQQVAINRTIEAIAKGQNRILLVMATGTGKTYTAFQIIWRLWKSRMKKRILFLADRNILVDQTITNDFKAFGQAMTKIKNRQVDKSYEVYLALYQAVSGLEEEKNIYKQFSPDFFDLIVVDECHRGSAAEDSAWREILEYYSSATQIGMTATPKETKYVSNIDYFGPPVFFYSLRQGIEDGFLAPYKVIRIDIDKDLTGWRPEEGKRDKYGKLIEDRIYNQKDYDRDLVLDQRTDLVARKVTEFLKATDRYDKTIIFCEDIDHAERMRKALVNRNGDLASENRRYIMRITGDNDEGKAELDNFISPESRYPVITTTSKLMSTGVDAQTCKLIVLDQIIQSLSQFKQIIGRGTRINEDYGKLFFTIMDFKKATELFADPGFDGKPEQIYEPEPDEPTLPPDDETDGDEEGDGEDDSGILIDPPPGAGAKKYYVADVPVWVVAERVQYYSKDGKLITESLKDYTRNTILKEFASLDEFLKHWTEAEKKQAIIEEMEEQGILLEPLAEEVGKEFDPFDLVCHVAFGQPPLTRRERAENVRKRNYFAKYGEKARAILDALLNKYADEGIENIESMNVLKVQPINRFGTPLEIIDTFGGRDEYLQAVQELEEYLYTAA; encoded by the coding sequence TTGGAAACGTTCAACAAAAAAAGCCTCAGCGAGCGGGACATCTGCAGCAAATTCATCACGCCTGCCATCCAGCGCGCCGAATGGGACCTCCTCACGCAAGTACGCGAAGAAGTCACACTTACGCCAGGGCGAGTCATGGTCAAAGGCCGGCTGGCTTCTCGCAAAAAGGGCCGCCGCGCCGATTACATTCTCTTCCACGAGAACGTCCCGGTCGCCATTATCGAGGCAAAATCCAACAACTACTGCATCGGCGACGGCATGCAGCAGGCGCTCGCCTACGCGGAAATGCTGGATGTGCCATTCGCCTATAGCTCCAATGGCGATGCGTTCCTGGAACATGATTGCACCGGCGCATGCGAACAGCCGGAACGTGAAATCCCTCTCGATTCTTTTCCCTCACACACCGAGCTTTGGCGGCGCTACTGCGCCTGGAAAAATGACGATGACACCATCCTGCAGTTCCTCACCCAGGACAATTACACAGATATCACCGGCAAGGTCCCACGTTATTATCAGCAGGTCGCCATCAATCGAACTATAGAAGCCATCGCCAAAGGTCAGAACCGCATTCTCCTGGTTATGGCCACAGGCACCGGAAAGACCTACACCGCTTTCCAAATCATCTGGCGTCTGTGGAAGTCGCGGATGAAAAAGCGAATCCTTTTTTTGGCCGACCGCAACATCCTGGTGGACCAAACCATAACCAACGATTTCAAGGCGTTTGGTCAGGCCATGACGAAAATCAAAAACCGGCAGGTAGATAAATCCTATGAAGTATATCTTGCGCTATATCAGGCAGTCTCGGGCTTGGAAGAGGAAAAGAATATATATAAGCAGTTCTCTCCGGATTTCTTCGACCTTATCGTCGTGGATGAATGTCATCGGGGCAGCGCAGCCGAAGACTCGGCCTGGCGCGAGATCCTGGAATACTATTCTTCGGCGACCCAAATCGGCATGACCGCCACTCCAAAGGAAACCAAATACGTTTCCAACATCGACTATTTCGGTCCTCCTGTCTTCTTCTATTCTCTGAGGCAGGGCATCGAAGATGGATTCCTCGCCCCGTACAAGGTCATTCGCATCGACATCGACAAAGACCTCACCGGATGGCGGCCGGAAGAGGGAAAACGCGATAAATACGGCAAGCTCATCGAGGACCGAATATATAATCAAAAAGACTATGACAGGGACCTTGTGCTGGACCAGCGCACAGACCTGGTCGCCAGGAAAGTCACCGAATTCCTCAAAGCCACCGATCGCTACGACAAAACAATTATCTTCTGTGAGGATATCGACCATGCCGAGCGAATGCGCAAGGCGCTCGTAAACCGGAACGGCGACCTTGCATCTGAAAACCGCAGATACATCATGCGGATTACCGGCGATAATGACGAAGGCAAGGCGGAACTCGACAATTTCATCAGCCCCGAAAGCCGATATCCTGTCATTACAACAACATCAAAACTCATGAGCACCGGAGTGGACGCCCAAACCTGCAAACTCATCGTTCTCGATCAAATCATCCAATCCCTCTCGCAATTCAAGCAGATCATCGGGCGCGGCACCCGCATAAATGAGGATTACGGCAAGCTCTTCTTCACCATTATGGATTTCAAGAAAGCAACTGAACTGTTCGCCGATCCTGGTTTCGATGGAAAGCCGGAACAGATTTATGAGCCGGAACCTGATGAACCGACCCTGCCGCCGGATGACGAAACAGACGGAGACGAAGAAGGAGATGGAGAGGATGACAGCGGAATTCTTATAGACCCGCCGCCGGGAGCGGGAGCGAAGAAGTATTACGTTGCAGATGTGCCCGTCTGGGTAGTCGCGGAGCGCGTCCAGTATTATTCGAAAGATGGAAAGCTGATTACCGAATCGCTCAAAGATTACACGAGAAACACCATCCTAAAGGAATTCGCTTCTCTGGACGAGTTCCTGAAGCACTGGACGGAGGCGGAGAAAAAACAGGCTATCATTGAAGAGATGGAGGAGCAAGGTATTCTGCTTGAACCCCTTGCCGAGGAAGTCGGCAAGGAATTTGATCCCTTTGACCTCGTTTGTCATGTGGCCTTTGGTCAGCCGCCCCTCACGCGGCGCGAGCGCGCCGAAAACGTGCGCAAGCGGAATTACTTCGCGAAGTATGGAGAAAAAGCCCGCGCCATCCTCGATGCCTTACTCAATAAGTACGCCGACGAAGGCATCGAGAATATCGAAAGCATGAATGTGCTCAAGGTTCAGCCGATTAATCGGTTCGGTACCCCACTGGAAATCATAGATACGTTTGGAGGCAGAGACGAATACCTCCAGGCGGTTCAGGAACTCGAAGAATATCTATATACCGCCGCATAA
- a CDS encoding SAM-dependent DNA methyltransferase: MSVTAAIKGIQDIMRKDAGVDGDAQRISQLGWMIFLKIFDDREKEYELLEEKYRSPIPDQLRWSNWAADSEGITGDELLDFVNNKLFKTLKNLSFGRGADPRGFIVREVFEDAYNYMKSGHLMRQVINKMNESIDFNKAKDRHLFGDIYEKILKDLQSAGNAGEYYTPRAVTQFIVDMVAPQLGDKVLDPACGTGGFLTCAIENVRKQQVKSVEDERILQQSIFGADKKPLPHLLCITNMILHGIEVPSQIRHDNTLARPLRDYTAKDRVDVIVTNPPFGGIEEDGIENNFPAPFRTKETADLFLVLIMHLLRPGGRAGMVLPDGTLFGEGVKTRIKEKLLEECNLHTIVRLPNGVFSPYTGIKTNLLFFTKGEPTKEIWYYEHPYPDGYKSYSKTKPILIEEFEPEKAWWDNRVENEFAWRVPAKDIVARGYNLDIKNPNSSNSSHGDPEELLAKYRKLLAELAHTRNALKAELLDSLGGKKK, from the coding sequence ATGTCAGTCACCGCCGCAATTAAAGGCATTCAGGATATCATGCGCAAAGATGCCGGGGTGGACGGCGACGCGCAGCGAATCAGCCAGCTTGGATGGATGATTTTCCTGAAAATATTCGATGACCGCGAGAAGGAATATGAGCTTCTCGAAGAAAAGTACCGTTCCCCCATCCCCGACCAGCTCAGGTGGAGTAATTGGGCCGCGGATTCGGAAGGCATTACCGGGGATGAACTGCTCGACTTCGTGAACAACAAGCTGTTCAAAACCCTCAAGAATCTGTCGTTCGGTCGCGGCGCCGATCCCCGCGGCTTCATCGTACGCGAGGTCTTCGAGGACGCCTACAACTATATGAAGTCCGGGCATCTGATGCGACAGGTCATAAACAAGATGAATGAAAGCATCGATTTCAATAAGGCGAAGGACCGCCACCTCTTCGGAGATATCTACGAAAAGATACTCAAGGACCTCCAGAGCGCCGGAAACGCAGGCGAATACTACACCCCAAGAGCCGTCACCCAATTCATTGTCGATATGGTAGCCCCCCAACTCGGTGACAAGGTGCTTGATCCCGCATGCGGCACCGGAGGCTTCCTCACGTGCGCAATTGAAAATGTTCGCAAGCAGCAGGTAAAGAGCGTTGAAGATGAAAGAATCCTTCAACAGTCAATTTTTGGAGCCGATAAGAAGCCGCTTCCTCACCTCCTGTGCATCACCAATATGATTCTCCACGGCATTGAGGTTCCTTCACAAATCCGGCACGACAATACGCTTGCCCGGCCTTTGCGTGATTACACCGCGAAAGACAGGGTCGATGTAATTGTAACCAATCCTCCATTCGGAGGAATCGAAGAAGATGGCATCGAGAACAACTTTCCGGCCCCGTTCCGGACAAAGGAAACAGCCGACCTTTTCCTTGTCTTGATCATGCATCTCCTGAGGCCGGGCGGTCGCGCTGGAATGGTCCTGCCAGATGGAACTCTCTTCGGCGAGGGCGTAAAGACGCGTATCAAAGAAAAGCTGCTCGAAGAATGCAACCTCCATACGATAGTACGCCTCCCCAATGGAGTATTCAGTCCCTACACCGGCATCAAGACCAATCTCCTGTTCTTCACCAAAGGTGAACCCACCAAAGAGATCTGGTACTACGAACATCCTTACCCGGACGGCTATAAGTCCTATTCGAAGACAAAACCGATTCTTATCGAGGAATTCGAGCCTGAGAAGGCGTGGTGGGATAATCGGGTTGAAAACGAGTTCGCATGGAGAGTACCGGCAAAGGATATCGTAGCCAGAGGGTATAATCTCGACATCAAGAATCCAAACTCCTCGAATTCCAGTCACGGCGATCCTGAAGAATTGCTTGCCAAATACAGGAAGCTTCTTGCTGAACTGGCGCATACCCGCAACGCGCTGAAGGCGGAACTCTTGGATTCCCTTGGTGGAAAAAAGAAGTGA